The following coding sequences lie in one Lolium perenne isolate Kyuss_39 chromosome 2, Kyuss_2.0, whole genome shotgun sequence genomic window:
- the LOC139835530 gene encoding uncharacterized protein codes for MTEVTIGNGMATSFWSDSWAGEPLRKQWPLLFEVSRRKNRMVADAINEDHWLTDLCGRISLDLLLDFVALRQVVQGCNIVPDTEDTFRRKSTSGVYSASSAYALQFDGSLQSSLRHIWPAWAPPKCKFFMWLLLQRRVFTTDRLLRFGMPNQYFCPLCRRILETPAHLFAEYPWSRGV; via the coding sequence ATGACTGAAGTCACCATTGGGAATGGCATGGCGACAAGCTTCTGGTCCGATAGCTGGGCCGGGGAACCACTAAGGAAACAGTGGCCCTTGCTTTTCGAGGTTTCAAGGCGCAAGAACAGGATGGTGGCGGATGCAATAAATGAAGACCACTGGCTCACGGACCTGTGTGGGAGGATCTCCCTCGACCTGTTGCTGGACTTCGTCGCACTTCGACAGGTGGTGCAAGGGTGCAACATTGTCCCAGATACTGAAGACACCTTCCGACGGAAGTCCACATCGGGAGTTTACTCCGCGTCCTCCGCATATGCGCTGCAATTTGACGGGTCCCTGCAGTCCTCACTCCGTCATATATGGCCGGCATGGGCACCTCCAAAGTGCAAGTTCTTCATGTGGCTACTGTTGCAGCGACGGGTCTTCACAACTGATAGGCTGCTACGCTTTGGGATGCCCAATCAGTACTTTTGCCCTCTTTGCCGGAGGATCCTAGAGACCCCGGCGCACCTCTTCGCAGAGTACCCTTGGTCTAGGGGAGTTTAG
- the LOC127333167 gene encoding uncharacterized protein At5g01610, with product MAELRRPPSRLPLLTTLMCLFLLAAATPLALGRAAPAAVSIHELLREHGLPGGLLPRGVVSYTLDETTGLLEARLSSSCYVKYDDGEKAYFDTVVRGNLSRGALRGCEGLAQQELFVWLPVKGILSDPDSGVIMFDIGYATKTLSKSVFEDPPECQPKLGAVAAAADAARRRDRRDFPGLTWRREAEGGGEEGHHHGLHLDSR from the exons ATGGCTGAGCTACGGCGTCCACCCTCCCGGCTCCCTCTCCTAACCACCCTCATGTGCCTCTTCCTGCTGGCCGCCGCGACGCCGCTCGCGCTCGGCCGCGCGGCGCCCGCTGCCGTCTCGATACACGAGCTGCTGCGGGAGCACGGCCTGCCCGGCGGGCTGCTCCCGCGCGGCGTGGTGTCCTACACCCTGGACGAGACCACCGGGCTGCTCGAGGCGCGgctctcctcctcctgctacgtcaAGTACGACGACGGCGAGAAGGCCTACTTCGACACCGTGGTGCGCGGCAACCTCAGCCGCGGCGCGCTCCGCGGCTGCGAGGGCCTGGCGCAGCAGGAGCTCTTCGTCTGGCTCCCCGTCAAGGGCATCCTCTCCGACCCGGACTCCGGCGTCATCATGTTCGACATCGGCTACGCCACCAAGACGCTCTCCAAGTCCGTCTTCGAGGACCCGCCCGAGTGCCAGCCGAAACtaggcgccgtcgccgccgctgccgacGCCGCCAGGCGGAGGGATAGGCGAG ATTTCCCCGGCCTGACGTGGAGGCGAGAggcagaaggaggaggagaagaagggcACCACCATGGCCTCCACCTTGACTCGAGGTGA